From a region of the Xyrauchen texanus isolate HMW12.3.18 chromosome 39, RBS_HiC_50CHRs, whole genome shotgun sequence genome:
- the LOC127632576 gene encoding cysteine desulfurase, mitochondrial-like, giving the protein MMNRTLAKKLLDSMCGMSSPRLSYTQTAVNTIQKELIKSRELEKDELRPLYMDFQATTPMDPRVLDAMLPYQVNYYGNPHSRTHAYGWESESAMEKARKQVADLIGADQREIVFTSGATESNNMSIKGVARFYKAKKKHIITTQTEHKCVLDSCRVLEAEGFDVTYLPVKNNGLINLEQLEEMIRPDTSLVSVMTVNNEIGVKQPIREIGHLCRSKNVFFHTDAAQAVGKIPINVTDWKVDLMSISAHKIYGPKGVGALYVRRRPRVRIEPLQSGGGQERGLRSGTVPTPLAVGLGAACEIAQQEMEYDHKHVTMLANRLIQKIMSEIPDVVLNGDPEQKYSGCINLSFAYIEGESMLMALKDVALSSGSACTSASLEPSYVLRAMGTDEDLAHSSIRFGIGRFTTEEEVDYTVEKCIQQVKRLREMSPLWEMVQEGIDIKSIKWTQH; this is encoded by the exons ATGATGAACAGGACATTAGCGAAGAAACTTCTGGACTCCATGTGTGGGATGTCCAGCCCTCGACTGAGTTACACTCAAACAGCCGTGAACACTATACAGAAAG AGCTGATCAAAAGTAGGGAACTGGAAAAGGATGAGCTCAGACCTCTGTATATGGACTTTCAGGCCACCACACCCATG GACCCTAGGGTTTTGGATGCCATGCTTCCCTATCAAGTGAATTACTACGGCAACCCACATTCCAGGACCCATGCTTATGGATGGGAGAGTGAGAGCGCCATGGAAAAAGCAAGAAAA CAAGTAGCAGATCTGATTGGAGCTGACCAGAGAGAGATTGTGTTTACCAGTGGTGCAACCGAGTCCAACAATATGTCAATCAAA GGTGTGGCCCGGTTTTATAAGGCTAAGAAAAAGCACATCATCACCACACAGACCGAACACAAGTGCGTGCTGGACTCCTGCCGTGTTCTGGAGGCAGAGGGTTTTGATGTAACCTATTTACCTGTGAAAAATAATGGGCTCATTAACCTTGAG CAATTAGAGGAAATGATCCGTCCAGATACAAGCTTGGTTTCAGTCATGACTGTCAACAATGAGATTGGTGTCAAACAACCAATCAGAGAGATAG GTCATCTGTGTAGATCCAAGAATGTGTTCTTCCACACTGATGCTGCCCAGGCTGTTGGAAAGATTCCCATTAATGTCACTGACTGGAAAGTGGATCTGATGTCCATAAGTGCCCATAAGATCTATGGGCCCAAAG gAGTTGGGGCTTTGTATGTCAGGAGAAGGCCCAGAGTTCGTATTGAGCCTTTGCAGAGTGGAGGCGGTCAGGAGAGGGGCCTGCGTTCAGGTACTGTGCCCACCCCTCTAGCAGTGGGCCTCGGAGCTGCCTGTGAGATTGCCCAACAAGAGATGGAG TATGATCACAAGCATGTGACGATGCTTGCAAATCGCCTCATACAGAAGATCATGTCTGAGATTCCTGATGTTGTGCTGAATGGAGACCCAGAGCAGAAATACTCAG gatgcatTAATTTATCATTTGCCTACATTGAGGGGGAGAGCATGTTGATGGCCCTAAAAGATGTGGCGCTTTCATCTGGAAG TGCCTGCACTTCTGCTTCCTTGGAGCCCTCATATGTACTCAGGGCAATGGGAACAGATGAGGACTTGGCACACTCTTCTATTAG GTTTGGAATCGGAAGATTTACCACGGAGGAGGAAGTAGACTACACAGTGGAGAAGTGCATTCAGCAGGTCAAACGTCTAAGAGAGATGAG TCCTTTATGGGAGATGGTCCAGGAAGGCATTGATATTAAGAGCATCAAATGGACCCAGCATTGA